A genome region from Hevea brasiliensis isolate MT/VB/25A 57/8 chromosome 7, ASM3005281v1, whole genome shotgun sequence includes the following:
- the LOC131181539 gene encoding uncharacterized protein LOC131181539 isoform X1: protein MADNKNIISDVIPVMTKITEHKLNGSNYLEWSKTVRVYLRSIDKDDHLTKDPPTDDTRQTWLREDARLFLQLRNSIHSEAFLQSMRLLNLRFSPVLRFPLCMKRSHGSFVQRVLNLHSLPVVLLLAVIQMDNRVIEEEVEEELQATEVISVMERLVLIRTQDESFVIIAMSLAIQNIIVRNFREKNQRSQIANMAAENSTVSSSEKTILVSAEDFAQFSQYQASLKPTSSPVTAIAESGKSTTCLVSSSSKWVIDSGATDHMTGSYDEANYW from the exons atggcagacaataagaatattatttctgatgtgattccggttatgactaagatcacggaacacaaacttaatggttcgaattacctggagtggagtaagactgttagggtctatttgcgtagcattgataaggatgatcaccttactaaagatccacccactgatgatacacgacaaacttggctaagggaggatgctcgattgtttttgcagcttcggaactcgattcatagtgag gccttccttcagagtatgagactgctaaatctcagattctctccagttctgagatttcctctttgcatgaaacgttcacacgggtccttcgtacagagagtactcaatcttcacagcctgccagtagtgctcttattagccgtaatccaaatggacaacagggtaatagaagaggaagtagaggaggaattacaggcaacagaagtaatcagcgtaatggagaggctagttctaatcaggactcaagatgagtcatttgttattattgccatgagcctggccatacaaaatataattgtccgcaacttcagagaaaaaaatcagcgatcacagatagcaaatatggcagcagagaattctacagtatcttcctctgagaaaactattttggtatctgcagaggattttgcacaattttcccagtatcaggcatctctaaagcctaccagttcccctgtcactgcgatcgctgagtcaggtaaatctactacatgccttgtgtcttcttcatccaaatgggttattgattctggtgcgacagatcacatgacag gatcttacgacgaagcaaattattggtag
- the LOC131181539 gene encoding uncharacterized protein LOC131181539 isoform X2 translates to MADNKNIISDVIPVMTKITEHKLNGSNYLEWSKTVRVYLRSIDKDDHLTKDPPTDDTRQTWLREDARLFLQLRNSIHSEAFLQSMRLLNLRFSPVLRFPLCMKRSHGSFVQRVLNLHSLPVVLLLAVIQMDNRVIEEEVEEELQATEVISVMERLVLIRTQDESFVIIAMSLAIQNIIVRNFREKNQRSQIANMAAENSTVSSSEKTILVSAEDFAQFSQYQASLKPTSSPVTAIAESGSYDEANYW, encoded by the exons atggcagacaataagaatattatttctgatgtgattccggttatgactaagatcacggaacacaaacttaatggttcgaattacctggagtggagtaagactgttagggtctatttgcgtagcattgataaggatgatcaccttactaaagatccacccactgatgatacacgacaaacttggctaagggaggatgctcgattgtttttgcagcttcggaactcgattcatagtgag gccttccttcagagtatgagactgctaaatctcagattctctccagttctgagatttcctctttgcatgaaacgttcacacgggtccttcgtacagagagtactcaatcttcacagcctgccagtagtgctcttattagccgtaatccaaatggacaacagggtaatagaagaggaagtagaggaggaattacaggcaacagaagtaatcagcgtaatggagaggctagttctaatcaggactcaagatgagtcatttgttattattgccatgagcctggccatacaaaatataattgtccgcaacttcagagaaaaaaatcagcgatcacagatagcaaatatggcagcagagaattctacagtatcttcctctgagaaaactattttggtatctgcagaggattttgcacaattttcccagtatcaggcatctctaaagcctaccagttcccctgtcactgcgatcgctgagtcag gatcttacgacgaagcaaattattggtag
- the LOC110632340 gene encoding protein SYM1 isoform X3, giving the protein MATLNALTSHQLSTLTKPVTQSQKRKSFPLLSTRRFGKPKPSNNSLLSTHNRKTWAIGSVTEDREVVPLKDSPPKDQDNPSFLSGSKEKGEVDDDKDKLLSRAINATIVLGFGNLAVSKLLTIDHDYWHGWTLYEILRYAPEHNWIAYEQALKTNPVLAKMAISGIVYSIGDWIAQCYEGKPLFEFDRIRMFRSGIVGFTLHGSLSHYYYQFCEALFPFQDWWVVPAKVAFDQTIWAAVWNSIYFTVLGFLRLESPANIFSELRATFWPMLTAGWKLWPFAHLITYGLIPVEERLLWVDCVELIWVTILSTYSNEKSEARISEATLEESANSTSNPTEE; this is encoded by the exons ATGGCGACTCTTAATGCTCTCACCTCTCACCAACTCTCTACACTGACTAAACCCGTCACACAATCCCAAAAACGTAAATCCTTTCCTCTTCTCTCTACCAGACGCTTCGGCAAACCCAAACCATCAAACAATTCACTCCTTTCAACCCATAACAGAAAGACATGGGCGATTGGATCGGTCACCGAGGACAGGGAAGTGGTTCCCCTCAAGGATAGCCCTCCAAAGGACCAAGACAACCCTTCATTCCTTAGTGGGTCTAAGGAGAAAGGAGAAGTTGATGATGATAAAGATAAGTTATTGAGTAGAGCAATTAATGCTACTATTGTTTTGGGTTTTGGGAATCTTGCTGTCAGTAAGTTGCTCACTATTGATCATGACTATTGGCAT GGATGGACCCTTTATGAGATACTAAGGTATGCACCTGAACACAATTGGATTGCATATGAACAAGCTCTGAAAACAAACCCTGTTTTAGCTAAAATGGCTATCAGTGGGATTGTCTACTCTATAGGAGATTGGATTGCACAA TGCTATGAAGGAAAACCACTTTTTGAGTTTGACCGGATTCGCATGTTTAGATCAGGCATTGTTGGGTTTACTCTTCATGGATCCTTGTCTCATTATTACTACCAATTCTGTGAG GCTCTTTTTCCTTTTCAAGATTGGTGGGTGGTCCCTGCCAAAGTCGCCTTTGACCAAACAATATGGGCTGCAGTCTGGAACAGCATCTATTTCACAGTGTTGGGTTTCCTGCGTTTGGAGTCCCCAGCAAATATTTTTAGTGAACTGAGAGCAACATTTTGGCCTATGTTGACC GCTGgatggaagctttggccatttgCTCATTTGATTACTTATGGTCTTATCCCCGTTGAAGAGAGGCTTCTTTGGGTGGACTGTGTGGAACTCATCTGGGTTACCATACTCTCTAC TTACTCAAATGAAAAATCAGAGGCTCGGATATCTGAAGCAACATTAGAAGAAAGTGCAAATTCCACAAGCAATCCTACTGAG GAGTAA
- the LOC110632340 gene encoding uncharacterized protein LOC110632340 isoform X2 → MATLNALTSHQLSTLTKPVTQSQKRKSFPLLSTRRFGKPKPSNNSLLSTHNRKTWAIGSVTEDREVVPLKDSPPKDQDNPSFLSGSKEKGEVDDDKDKLLSRAINATIVLGFGNLAVSKLLTIDHDYWHGWTLYEILRYAPEHNWIAYEQALKTNPVLAKMAISGIVYSIGDWIAQCYEGKPLFEFDRIRMFRSGIVGFTLHGSLSHYYYQFCEALFPFQDWWVVPAKVAFDQTIWAAVWNSIYFTVLGFLRLESPANIFSELRATFWPMLTAGWKLWPFAHLITYGLIPVEERLLWVDCVELIWVTILSTYSNEKSEARISEATLEESANSTSNPTEVHVELRSINSLLATP, encoded by the exons ATGGCGACTCTTAATGCTCTCACCTCTCACCAACTCTCTACACTGACTAAACCCGTCACACAATCCCAAAAACGTAAATCCTTTCCTCTTCTCTCTACCAGACGCTTCGGCAAACCCAAACCATCAAACAATTCACTCCTTTCAACCCATAACAGAAAGACATGGGCGATTGGATCGGTCACCGAGGACAGGGAAGTGGTTCCCCTCAAGGATAGCCCTCCAAAGGACCAAGACAACCCTTCATTCCTTAGTGGGTCTAAGGAGAAAGGAGAAGTTGATGATGATAAAGATAAGTTATTGAGTAGAGCAATTAATGCTACTATTGTTTTGGGTTTTGGGAATCTTGCTGTCAGTAAGTTGCTCACTATTGATCATGACTATTGGCAT GGATGGACCCTTTATGAGATACTAAGGTATGCACCTGAACACAATTGGATTGCATATGAACAAGCTCTGAAAACAAACCCTGTTTTAGCTAAAATGGCTATCAGTGGGATTGTCTACTCTATAGGAGATTGGATTGCACAA TGCTATGAAGGAAAACCACTTTTTGAGTTTGACCGGATTCGCATGTTTAGATCAGGCATTGTTGGGTTTACTCTTCATGGATCCTTGTCTCATTATTACTACCAATTCTGTGAG GCTCTTTTTCCTTTTCAAGATTGGTGGGTGGTCCCTGCCAAAGTCGCCTTTGACCAAACAATATGGGCTGCAGTCTGGAACAGCATCTATTTCACAGTGTTGGGTTTCCTGCGTTTGGAGTCCCCAGCAAATATTTTTAGTGAACTGAGAGCAACATTTTGGCCTATGTTGACC GCTGgatggaagctttggccatttgCTCATTTGATTACTTATGGTCTTATCCCCGTTGAAGAGAGGCTTCTTTGGGTGGACTGTGTGGAACTCATCTGGGTTACCATACTCTCTAC TTACTCAAATGAAAAATCAGAGGCTCGGATATCTGAAGCAACATTAGAAGAAAGTGCAAATTCCACAAGCAATCCTACTGAG GTTCATGTTGAGCTTCGCTCGATTAATAGTCTTCTTGCAACTCCATGA
- the LOC110632340 gene encoding uncharacterized protein LOC110632340 isoform X1, with protein MATLNALTSHQLSTLTKPVTQSQKRKSFPLLSTRRFGKPKPSNNSLLSTHNRKTWAIGSVTEDREVVPLKDSPPKDQDNPSFLSGSKEKGEVDDDKDKLLSRAINATIVLGFGNLAVSKLLTIDHDYWHGWTLYEILRYAPEHNWIAYEQALKTNPVLAKMAISGIVYSIGDWIAQCYEGKPLFEFDRIRMFRSGIVGFTLHGSLSHYYYQFCEALFPFQDWWVVPAKVAFDQTIWAAVWNSIYFTVLGFLRLESPANIFSELRATFWPMLTAGWKLWPFAHLITYGLIPVEERLLWVDCVELIWVTILSTYSNEKSEARISEATLEESANSTSNPTEVHHDYTSGTCLGISLQ; from the exons ATGGCGACTCTTAATGCTCTCACCTCTCACCAACTCTCTACACTGACTAAACCCGTCACACAATCCCAAAAACGTAAATCCTTTCCTCTTCTCTCTACCAGACGCTTCGGCAAACCCAAACCATCAAACAATTCACTCCTTTCAACCCATAACAGAAAGACATGGGCGATTGGATCGGTCACCGAGGACAGGGAAGTGGTTCCCCTCAAGGATAGCCCTCCAAAGGACCAAGACAACCCTTCATTCCTTAGTGGGTCTAAGGAGAAAGGAGAAGTTGATGATGATAAAGATAAGTTATTGAGTAGAGCAATTAATGCTACTATTGTTTTGGGTTTTGGGAATCTTGCTGTCAGTAAGTTGCTCACTATTGATCATGACTATTGGCAT GGATGGACCCTTTATGAGATACTAAGGTATGCACCTGAACACAATTGGATTGCATATGAACAAGCTCTGAAAACAAACCCTGTTTTAGCTAAAATGGCTATCAGTGGGATTGTCTACTCTATAGGAGATTGGATTGCACAA TGCTATGAAGGAAAACCACTTTTTGAGTTTGACCGGATTCGCATGTTTAGATCAGGCATTGTTGGGTTTACTCTTCATGGATCCTTGTCTCATTATTACTACCAATTCTGTGAG GCTCTTTTTCCTTTTCAAGATTGGTGGGTGGTCCCTGCCAAAGTCGCCTTTGACCAAACAATATGGGCTGCAGTCTGGAACAGCATCTATTTCACAGTGTTGGGTTTCCTGCGTTTGGAGTCCCCAGCAAATATTTTTAGTGAACTGAGAGCAACATTTTGGCCTATGTTGACC GCTGgatggaagctttggccatttgCTCATTTGATTACTTATGGTCTTATCCCCGTTGAAGAGAGGCTTCTTTGGGTGGACTGTGTGGAACTCATCTGGGTTACCATACTCTCTAC TTACTCAAATGAAAAATCAGAGGCTCGGATATCTGAAGCAACATTAGAAGAAAGTGCAAATTCCACAAGCAATCCTACTGAGGTACATCATGATTATACTTCTGGAACATGTTTGGGAATTTCCTTGCAGTAA